One segment of Salipiger profundus DNA contains the following:
- a CDS encoding substrate-binding domain-containing protein, whose protein sequence is MKSITRTLLASTTLALMTATGAMADGIGASLLTQQHPFYIEINNAMEAEADARGVPLEVSIATQDLSKQLADVEDFIVKGVDVLVISPVDSQGALPAIMKAKAAGIEVITVDVPAEGVDVTSYIGTDNYAGGVRAAELMGEQLGGEGKVAIIDYPTVQSVVARIDGFKKGLEEFPGIEIVAQQTGITRAEALAAAQNMLQANPDISGIFGFGDDAALAAAVAVKSAGLSEQVQVIGFDGMEEARNAVDSDPVMVGVIQQFPDQMGKMAVDTAIAIMNGEEVPAEQPIVPGVYTGK, encoded by the coding sequence ATGAAATCCATCACCCGCACGCTTCTTGCGTCGACAACGCTCGCGCTCATGACAGCCACCGGCGCCATGGCCGATGGCATCGGCGCGTCGCTGCTGACGCAGCAGCACCCGTTCTACATCGAGATCAACAACGCCATGGAGGCAGAGGCGGATGCGCGCGGCGTCCCGCTCGAGGTGTCCATCGCCACCCAGGACCTGTCCAAGCAGCTGGCCGACGTCGAGGACTTCATCGTCAAGGGCGTCGACGTGCTGGTGATTTCCCCGGTCGACAGCCAGGGCGCCCTGCCCGCCATCATGAAGGCCAAGGCCGCCGGCATCGAGGTGATCACCGTGGATGTGCCCGCCGAAGGCGTCGACGTGACGTCCTACATCGGCACCGACAACTACGCCGGCGGCGTGCGTGCGGCGGAGCTGATGGGCGAGCAGCTTGGCGGTGAGGGCAAGGTCGCGATCATCGACTACCCGACCGTGCAATCGGTCGTCGCCCGCATCGACGGGTTCAAGAAGGGGCTCGAAGAGTTCCCCGGCATCGAGATCGTCGCCCAGCAGACCGGCATCACCCGCGCCGAGGCGCTCGCGGCGGCGCAGAACATGCTGCAGGCCAATCCCGACATCAGCGGGATCTTCGGCTTCGGCGACGATGCCGCCCTTGCCGCCGCCGTGGCGGTGAAGAGCGCGGGCCTCTCCGAGCAGGTCCAGGTCATCGGCTTCGACGGCATGGAAGAGGCGCGCAATGCCGTCGATTCCGATCCTGTCATGGTGGGCGTGATCCAGCAGTTCCCCGATCAGATGGGCAAGATGGCCGTCGACACCGCCATCGCCATCATGAACGGCGAAGAGGTGCCTGCCGAGCAGCCCATCGTCCCGGGCGTCTACACCGGCAAATGA
- a CDS encoding LacI family DNA-binding transcriptional regulator translates to MEDFSAYVGLSRPTVSKFFNDPASVRDTTRARIETALKESGFSPNIFAVNLKRRRSRIIGIIIPNSTDPFYMELTRSVEELAAKAGYLAFMLSTNGQHALESSAIDRLQSMTVAGLIVVPTGATGRSVRLAQLEDEIPLVYVDSPPDHPVAFVGTDNMQSMGLIVDYLCRSGEPPCYLGMPNINRNAAARLDAYLRAMAAAGQPPHILPIPESDSWEFERFGHECARDLLAGGLPTRTLLCANDRIALGAQLAAWEAGLKVGRDEDCDLRIAGHDDHPQARFSCPPLTTVAQNYGEMAHRAMSELITCIEHDGTTKPRNILLRAELKLRASA, encoded by the coding sequence ATGGAGGATTTCTCGGCCTATGTCGGGCTGTCCCGCCCGACCGTGTCGAAATTCTTCAACGATCCCGCGTCCGTGCGCGACACCACCCGGGCACGGATCGAGACGGCACTGAAGGAGAGCGGGTTCAGCCCGAACATCTTCGCGGTGAACCTCAAGCGGCGGCGCAGCCGGATCATCGGGATCATCATCCCCAATTCGACCGACCCGTTCTACATGGAGCTTACCCGCTCGGTCGAGGAACTGGCAGCGAAGGCGGGCTACCTGGCCTTCATGCTGTCGACCAACGGCCAGCACGCGCTGGAAAGCTCTGCCATCGACAGGCTGCAATCGATGACGGTGGCAGGGCTGATCGTCGTTCCCACCGGCGCGACCGGGCGCAGCGTGCGGCTGGCGCAGCTCGAGGACGAGATACCGCTGGTCTACGTCGACAGCCCCCCCGATCACCCGGTCGCCTTCGTCGGCACCGACAACATGCAAAGCATGGGGCTGATCGTCGACTACCTCTGCCGGTCGGGCGAGCCGCCCTGCTATCTCGGCATGCCGAACATCAACCGCAACGCGGCGGCCCGTCTCGACGCCTATCTCCGGGCTATGGCGGCGGCGGGGCAGCCCCCGCACATCCTGCCGATCCCGGAGAGCGACAGCTGGGAGTTCGAGCGGTTCGGCCACGAGTGCGCCCGTGATCTCCTTGCGGGCGGTCTCCCCACGCGCACGCTGCTGTGCGCCAACGATCGTATCGCGCTCGGCGCGCAGCTTGCCGCCTGGGAGGCCGGCCTGAAGGTCGGCCGCGACGAGGATTGCGACCTGCGCATCGCCGGGCACGACGATCATCCCCAGGCGCGCTTTTCCTGCCCGCCGCTGACCACGGTGGCGCAGAATTACGGCGAGATGGCACACCGGGCCATGTCCGAGCTGATCACATGCATCGAACACGACGGCACGACCAAGCCGCGCAACATCCTGCTGCGGGCGGAGTTGAAACTCAGGGCCTCCGCCTGA
- a CDS encoding alpha/beta fold hydrolase, which translates to MTTVSYRTRTVGDVEVFYREAGPADAPVLLLLHGFPSASHMFRDLIPDLADRYRVIAPDLPGFGKTRAPERGGFTYSFDALAEVIDGFTEALGLERFALYVFDYGAPVGLRIAMKHPARITAIISQNGNAYEEGFSDAWGAWERYWREPSEENREACREVLSADTIRNWQYGTGADPERLSPDGCELDIAYMGRPGAEEIQLDLILDYRSNVALYPDFQAYFREHQPPLLAVWGKHDPAFIPPGAEAFSRDLPKAEIHLIDAGHFALETHHEEVAGYMRDFLGRVLKD; encoded by the coding sequence ATGACCACCGTGTCCTACCGCACCCGTACCGTCGGCGACGTCGAGGTCTTCTACCGCGAGGCGGGACCCGCCGATGCCCCGGTCCTGCTGTTGCTGCACGGGTTTCCCTCCGCCAGCCACATGTTCCGAGACCTGATCCCCGATCTCGCCGACCGCTACCGCGTGATCGCGCCCGACCTGCCGGGTTTCGGCAAGACACGGGCGCCGGAGCGCGGCGGGTTCACCTACAGTTTCGACGCTCTCGCGGAGGTGATCGACGGCTTCACCGAGGCCCTCGGGCTGGAGCGTTTCGCACTCTACGTTTTCGACTACGGCGCGCCGGTCGGGCTGCGGATCGCCATGAAGCACCCCGCGCGCATCACCGCCATCATCTCGCAGAACGGCAACGCCTATGAGGAGGGCTTCAGCGATGCATGGGGCGCCTGGGAACGCTACTGGCGCGAGCCTTCCGAGGAAAACCGCGAGGCCTGCCGAGAGGTCTTGTCTGCGGACACCATCCGCAACTGGCAATACGGCACCGGCGCCGATCCGGAACGGCTTTCGCCGGACGGCTGTGAGCTCGACATCGCCTACATGGGGCGTCCCGGAGCAGAGGAGATCCAGCTCGACCTGATCCTGGACTACCGCAGCAACGTCGCGCTCTACCCGGACTTCCAGGCCTATTTCCGTGAACATCAGCCGCCGCTTCTGGCGGTCTGGGGCAAGCACGACCCGGCCTTTATCCCGCCCGGCGCCGAGGCCTTCTCCCGGGACCTGCCTAAGGCGGAGATCCACCTGATCGATGCAGGCCACTTCGCGCTGGAGACCCACCATGAAGAGGTGGCAGGCTACATGCGCGATTTCCTGGGCCGGGTCCTCAAGGACTGA
- a CDS encoding LysR family transcriptional regulator — protein MDRLQSLKVFVAVADAESFAGGARALGLSAPSATRGVGELETALGARLFTRTTRQVRLTDVGRAYLDEVRDILARLAVADDAAAGAAERPVGKLRITCPQEFGRLHVAPLITEFLDLHEGISAELLMLDRMVNLVEEGVDIALRIGPLPSSDLAALKVGEVRRVVCGAPAYVASHGLPGTPSDLTEHRLIGTPTDTAVGVWRFGADETSVVKVAPRLSMTSVAAAIGIARDGWGLARALSYQVAEDVEAGLLQTVLDEHEPAPLPVHLVHVEGRRAAAKVRAFLDFAAPRLRKVLGSS, from the coding sequence ATGGACCGGCTGCAATCCCTCAAGGTTTTCGTCGCCGTGGCCGACGCGGAGAGCTTTGCCGGCGGCGCGCGGGCTCTCGGTCTGAGCGCACCCTCGGCCACTCGCGGCGTCGGCGAGCTTGAGACGGCACTCGGGGCACGGCTCTTCACGCGGACCACGCGGCAGGTGCGTCTGACGGATGTCGGTCGCGCCTACCTCGACGAGGTCCGCGACATCCTCGCACGCCTTGCGGTGGCTGATGACGCGGCCGCCGGCGCGGCCGAGCGCCCGGTCGGCAAGCTGCGCATCACCTGCCCCCAGGAATTCGGGCGGCTGCACGTCGCGCCCCTGATCACGGAGTTCCTGGATCTGCACGAGGGCATCAGCGCCGAGCTTCTGATGCTCGACCGGATGGTGAACCTCGTCGAGGAAGGGGTCGACATCGCGCTGCGCATCGGCCCGCTTCCATCCTCGGATCTGGCGGCGCTCAAGGTGGGAGAGGTTCGGCGTGTCGTCTGTGGCGCGCCCGCCTACGTCGCAAGCCACGGCCTGCCGGGGACCCCCTCCGATCTCACCGAGCATCGGCTGATCGGGACGCCCACCGACACGGCGGTCGGGGTCTGGCGGTTCGGGGCCGATGAGACTTCGGTGGTCAAGGTGGCGCCCCGCCTGAGCATGACCAGCGTGGCCGCCGCGATCGGCATCGCGCGGGACGGTTGGGGCTTGGCCCGCGCGTTATCCTATCAGGTGGCCGAGGACGTGGAGGCCGGGCTTCTGCAGACCGTGCTCGATGAGCATGAGCCCGCGCCGCTTCCGGTCCATCTTGTCCATGTCGAAGGCCGCAGGGCCGCAGCCAAGGTCAGGGCGTTCCTCGATTTCGCCGCTCCCCGACTGAGGAAAGTGCTCGGTTCGAGCTGA
- a CDS encoding D-tagatose-bisphosphate aldolase, class II, non-catalytic subunit, whose product MTNPLHDIANWRHEAGPSGIPSVCSANAMVLRAAMRATAPTALPLLIEATCNQVNQDGGYTGMTPADFRTFVEGIAAEEGFDPARLILGGDHLGPNPWKALPADEAMDKADAMIQAFSAAGFTKLHLDCSMGCAGEPVALDDRVTASRAARLAAAAEDARPSGGTAPVYIIGTEVPIPGGAMEELDTLELTDPAAARTTVEVHRKAFSDAGQDDAFSRVIAAVVQPGVEFGNHNVIDYDSAAAQPLSAALTDLPGICFEAHSTDYQRRAGLAALVRDGFAILKVGPGLTFMLREALYGLDQVAEELFPGQRSRTLRQTMEDVMMAAPANWDRYYEGSGAERALQRHFSYSDRIRYYWPQPDAEAAVAELFALLGNRPLPETLIGQYLGARYAAVRGGTLAPKAEDLALAAVEALMQDYLSACGA is encoded by the coding sequence ATGACAAACCCCCTGCACGACATCGCAAACTGGCGCCACGAGGCCGGCCCGTCTGGCATCCCGTCGGTGTGTTCCGCCAATGCCATGGTGCTGCGCGCCGCCATGCGCGCCACCGCGCCCACCGCCCTGCCCCTGCTGATCGAGGCCACCTGCAACCAGGTCAACCAGGATGGCGGCTACACCGGCATGACACCCGCCGATTTCCGGACCTTCGTCGAAGGCATCGCGGCCGAAGAAGGCTTCGATCCGGCCCGCCTGATCCTTGGCGGCGATCATCTCGGCCCGAACCCGTGGAAAGCCCTGCCAGCGGATGAGGCGATGGACAAGGCCGACGCGATGATCCAGGCGTTCTCGGCAGCGGGCTTCACCAAGCTGCACCTCGACTGCTCGATGGGCTGCGCGGGCGAGCCGGTGGCGCTCGACGACAGGGTCACCGCCTCGCGGGCCGCCCGCCTTGCCGCCGCCGCCGAGGACGCCCGGCCTTCGGGCGGCACTGCTCCGGTCTACATCATCGGCACCGAGGTCCCGATCCCCGGCGGCGCCATGGAGGAGCTCGACACGCTCGAGCTCACCGATCCAGCTGCGGCAAGAACCACGGTCGAGGTCCACCGCAAGGCATTCAGCGATGCCGGGCAGGACGATGCGTTTTCCCGCGTCATCGCCGCCGTGGTCCAGCCGGGCGTCGAGTTCGGCAACCACAACGTTATCGACTACGACAGCGCGGCGGCGCAGCCGCTGTCGGCGGCGCTGACGGACCTGCCGGGGATCTGCTTCGAGGCGCATTCCACCGACTACCAGCGCCGCGCCGGTCTTGCCGCGCTCGTGCGGGACGGGTTCGCCATCCTCAAGGTCGGCCCGGGCCTTACCTTCATGCTGCGCGAGGCGCTCTACGGGCTCGACCAGGTCGCCGAGGAACTGTTCCCCGGCCAGCGCAGCCGCACCCTGCGCCAGACCATGGAAGACGTGATGATGGCCGCGCCCGCCAACTGGGATCGCTACTACGAGGGAAGCGGCGCGGAGCGTGCGCTGCAGCGGCATTTCAGCTACTCCGACCGCATTCGCTACTACTGGCCGCAGCCCGACGCCGAAGCCGCCGTGGCCGAGCTTTTCGCCCTCTTGGGGAACAGGCCCTTGCCCGAAACCCTGATCGGCCAGTACCTGGGAGCGCGCTATGCCGCCGTCCGCGGAGGCACGCTGGCACCGAAGGCCGAGGATCTCGCGCTCGCCGCCGTCGAGGCGCTGATGCAGGATTACCTTTCGGCCTGCGGGGCCTGA
- a CDS encoding ABC transporter permease has protein sequence MTDTTSTQPQGHSYVRAMIRQYAGIVLSLVALCVIFSLTNDRFLSLANFTNIFQQVAVIAIAAFGMTWVILLGEIDLSIGSIIAVAGMVGAQVIGLGWGFVPALVLTLASGAIMGLFNGTMTAKLMLPSFIVTVATMSIYRGFVSLPTGGAPAMNMDPTWIAIGANSFLGLPIIIWIVLALFLVNHVALAHTTFGRKAYLTGGNREAALYSGINVDGMKIKIFMISGVMAAVSGILLSSRLYSAQTNAGMSYELDAIAAAVLGGTSLAGGVGTMVGTLIGALIIGVLNNGMNMLSVPYFYQLIVKGLVILVAVWLDVRSKQRQG, from the coding sequence ATGACCGATACCACCTCCACGCAGCCGCAGGGCCACAGCTACGTCCGCGCCATGATCCGCCAGTATGCGGGGATCGTGCTGTCCCTCGTGGCGCTTTGCGTCATCTTTTCGCTGACCAACGACCGTTTCCTGTCGCTGGCGAACTTCACCAACATCTTCCAGCAGGTGGCGGTGATCGCCATTGCCGCCTTCGGCATGACATGGGTGATCCTGCTGGGCGAGATCGACCTGTCCATCGGGTCGATCATCGCCGTCGCGGGGATGGTCGGGGCACAGGTGATCGGGCTGGGCTGGGGCTTCGTGCCGGCGCTGGTGCTGACGCTGGCCTCGGGCGCGATCATGGGGCTCTTCAACGGCACCATGACCGCCAAGCTGATGCTGCCGTCCTTCATCGTCACGGTCGCCACGATGAGCATCTACCGCGGCTTCGTCAGCCTGCCCACCGGCGGCGCCCCGGCCATGAACATGGACCCCACCTGGATCGCGATCGGCGCGAACAGCTTCCTCGGCCTGCCGATCATCATCTGGATCGTGCTGGCGCTGTTTCTCGTCAACCACGTGGCGCTGGCGCACACCACCTTCGGCCGCAAGGCGTATCTCACCGGGGGCAACCGCGAGGCGGCGCTCTATTCCGGCATCAACGTGGATGGCATGAAGATCAAGATCTTCATGATCTCGGGCGTGATGGCCGCCGTTTCGGGGATCCTGCTGTCTTCGCGGCTCTATTCGGCGCAGACCAACGCCGGCATGAGCTACGAGCTCGATGCCATCGCCGCCGCCGTGCTGGGCGGCACGTCGCTGGCAGGCGGGGTCGGCACCATGGTGGGCACGCTGATCGGGGCGCTCATCATCGGGGTGCTCAACAACGGCATGAACATGCTGTCGGTGCCCTATTTCTACCAGCTGATCGTCAAGGGGCTGGTGATCCTCGTCGCCGTCTGGCTCGACGTGCGCTCCAAGCAGCGGCAGGGCTGA
- a CDS encoding HAD family hydrolase: MRPTSFDAILWDVDGTLADSEPLQARSFVLAAETLGLSLPEGFHDHIVGRSEEENHAWLVAHCGLTLSLPDWCDIRYRQFLAHHTEVQAIPEALAIWTAARDAGIAQALVSNSDRMLVEGNIAALGIARPQMVTVTRNDVVQGKPSPEPYLRVARLLGVAPERCAVMEDSPTGARAGLDAGATVFVIGPADIPGAQPASALAALLGQPAA; this comes from the coding sequence ATGCGACCAACTTCCTTCGACGCGATCCTGTGGGACGTGGATGGCACCCTCGCCGACAGCGAACCGCTTCAGGCGCGCTCTTTCGTCCTTGCCGCAGAAACCCTCGGCCTGAGCCTGCCCGAGGGTTTCCACGATCACATCGTCGGTCGATCGGAAGAGGAAAACCACGCCTGGCTCGTGGCCCATTGCGGGCTGACACTGTCGCTGCCCGACTGGTGCGACATCCGCTACAGGCAGTTCCTTGCCCATCACACCGAGGTGCAGGCGATCCCCGAGGCCCTTGCCATCTGGACCGCCGCGCGCGATGCCGGGATCGCGCAGGCGCTGGTGTCCAACTCGGACCGGATGCTGGTGGAAGGCAATATCGCGGCGCTCGGGATTGCCCGGCCGCAGATGGTCACCGTCACCCGCAACGACGTTGTGCAGGGCAAGCCGTCGCCCGAGCCCTACCTGCGGGTGGCACGACTCCTCGGGGTCGCGCCCGAGCGCTGCGCGGTGATGGAAGACAGCCCCACCGGCGCACGGGCGGGACTGGATGCCGGGGCGACGGTCTTCGTGATCGGCCCGGCCGATATTCCCGGAGCGCAGCCCGCCTCGGCGCTGGCGGCGTTGCTGGGACAGCCCGCCGCCTGA
- a CDS encoding sugar ABC transporter ATP-binding protein, with the protein MEHGDVVLHLTGVRKTFGPIVALRHMDLTVRAGRVHTILGENGAGKSTLMKILAGVQLPTEGDITLGGKDFRPRTPQDAAAAGLAIVFQELSLCNNLTVAENILATREPTRMGFISDRKLVAQARALVADLGLPLDVNARVADLSIAQRQLVEIAKGLSHDARVVIFDEPTSSLSDSEAEILFRIIDKLTAQGKAVIYISHRMEEIMRLSDDITVVRDGEYVDTVEKDETTIDALIAMMVGRRMDEIYPPRIAPEAEPRDVPMLRVEGLSRKGAFEDVSFDLAAGEILGVFGLVGSGRSEVMNALFGILPADTGRIEIDGSEVRISSAAQAITQGIGFVTENRKEQGLVLSHGLRPNVTMAALGRFSGRGFLRSGPERAAAATEVQRLGIRTGSIETVTGTLSGGNQQKVVLAKWLATKPRILILDEPTRGVDVGAKFEIYRIIRQLAAEGTAILMVSSELPEVLGMADRVMIMSEGRVAATAPRDTLTPERVMTFATGHVQ; encoded by the coding sequence ATGGAGCATGGTGACGTCGTCCTGCACCTGACCGGGGTCCGCAAGACCTTCGGCCCCATCGTTGCGCTGCGGCACATGGACCTCACGGTCCGCGCGGGCCGGGTCCACACGATCCTTGGCGAGAACGGTGCAGGCAAGTCCACGCTGATGAAGATCCTCGCGGGGGTGCAGCTGCCCACCGAGGGCGACATCACCCTCGGTGGCAAGGATTTCCGTCCGCGCACCCCGCAGGACGCCGCCGCCGCGGGACTGGCCATCGTGTTCCAGGAACTCAGTCTCTGCAACAACCTGACCGTGGCCGAGAACATCCTTGCCACGCGCGAACCGACCCGGATGGGCTTCATCTCGGATCGCAAGCTGGTGGCGCAGGCCCGGGCGCTGGTGGCCGACCTCGGCCTGCCGCTCGATGTCAACGCGCGGGTGGCGGATCTGTCGATCGCGCAGCGCCAGCTGGTCGAGATCGCCAAGGGCCTGAGCCATGACGCGCGGGTGGTGATCTTCGACGAGCCGACCTCGTCGTTGTCCGACAGCGAGGCCGAGATCCTGTTCCGGATCATCGACAAGCTGACCGCGCAGGGCAAGGCGGTGATCTACATCTCGCACCGCATGGAAGAGATCATGCGCCTGTCCGATGACATCACGGTGGTGCGCGACGGCGAATACGTGGACACCGTTGAAAAGGACGAGACCACCATCGACGCGCTGATCGCCATGATGGTCGGGCGTCGCATGGATGAGATCTATCCTCCCCGGATTGCCCCCGAGGCCGAGCCCCGCGATGTACCCATGCTGAGGGTCGAAGGCCTGTCCCGCAAGGGCGCTTTCGAGGACGTGAGCTTCGATCTGGCGGCGGGAGAGATCCTCGGGGTCTTCGGTCTTGTCGGCTCGGGCCGGTCCGAGGTGATGAACGCGCTCTTCGGGATACTGCCCGCCGATACCGGCCGGATCGAGATCGACGGCTCCGAGGTCAGGATTTCAAGCGCCGCGCAGGCCATCACGCAGGGCATCGGGTTCGTCACCGAGAACCGCAAGGAACAGGGTCTCGTGCTGTCGCACGGGCTGCGGCCCAACGTGACCATGGCAGCACTCGGGCGGTTCTCGGGGCGCGGCTTCCTGCGCAGCGGCCCCGAACGCGCTGCCGCCGCCACCGAGGTGCAGCGCCTCGGCATCCGCACCGGCTCCATCGAGACGGTCACCGGCACGCTGTCGGGCGGCAACCAGCAGAAGGTGGTGCTTGCCAAGTGGCTGGCCACGAAGCCCCGCATCCTCATCCTCGACGAGCCGACCCGCGGCGTCGACGTGGGCGCCAAGTTCGAGATTTACCGCATCATCCGCCAACTTGCCGCCGAAGGCACGGCGATCCTCATGGTGTCCTCGGAATTGCCCGAGGTGCTCGGGATGGCCGACCGCGTGATGATCATGTCCGAGGGGCGCGTGGCCGCCACCGCCCCCCGCGACACGCTGACACCCGAGAGGGTGATGACCTTTGCCACGGGACATGTCCAATGA
- a CDS encoding ABC transporter ATP-binding protein, with protein MSDLKLRDVRKSFGAVDVIKGVDFDVDDREFVVFVGPSGCGKSTLLRMIAGLESITSGELTIDGVRENESEPTERGLAMVFQSYALYPHMTVEENMGFALRVAKLPKHEIAEKVRTAAEVLELGHLLDRRPKELSGGQRQRVAIGRAIVRNPKIFLFDEPLSNLDAALRVNMRLELMRLHKQLDATMIYVTHDQTEAMTMADKIVVLRDGLIEQVGAPMALYNRPANVFVAGFIGAPKMNFLPARAEGGGLRLPGGAMLPMAEASACAQVGIRPEHLSLDPMPGEGARWKGTVRIVERLGGLTNLHVDVGSGFDLVVQAAGAHDAQTGDTVALAADPAHLHFFDHKEQRIEPELRQAEPA; from the coding sequence ATGTCCGATCTGAAACTGCGTGACGTGCGCAAGAGCTTTGGCGCCGTCGATGTCATCAAGGGTGTCGATTTCGACGTGGACGACCGCGAGTTCGTCGTCTTCGTCGGTCCCTCCGGCTGCGGCAAGTCCACGCTGCTGCGGATGATCGCGGGGCTGGAGAGCATCACCTCCGGCGAGCTGACCATCGACGGGGTGCGCGAGAACGAGAGCGAGCCGACCGAGCGCGGCCTTGCCATGGTCTTCCAGAGTTACGCGCTTTATCCGCACATGACGGTCGAGGAGAACATGGGCTTTGCCCTGCGGGTGGCCAAGCTGCCCAAACACGAGATCGCCGAAAAGGTGCGCACCGCCGCCGAGGTGCTGGAGCTGGGACACCTGCTCGACCGGCGCCCCAAGGAGCTTTCGGGCGGTCAGCGCCAGCGGGTCGCCATCGGCCGCGCCATCGTGCGCAACCCGAAGATCTTCCTCTTCGACGAGCCGCTGTCGAACCTCGATGCGGCGCTCAGGGTGAACATGCGGCTCGAGCTCATGCGGCTTCACAAGCAGCTCGATGCGACGATGATCTACGTGACCCATGACCAGACCGAGGCCATGACCATGGCCGACAAGATCGTGGTGCTGCGCGACGGGCTGATCGAACAGGTCGGCGCGCCGATGGCGCTTTACAACAGGCCCGCCAATGTCTTCGTCGCCGGGTTCATCGGCGCGCCGAAGATGAACTTCCTGCCGGCCAGGGCCGAAGGGGGCGGGCTGCGTCTTCCCGGCGGGGCGATGCTGCCCATGGCCGAGGCCTCGGCCTGTGCGCAGGTCGGCATCCGGCCCGAACACCTGTCGCTGGATCCGATGCCCGGCGAAGGGGCGCGCTGGAAAGGCACCGTGCGGATCGTCGAGCGGCTTGGCGGGTTGACCAACCTGCACGTGGACGTGGGATCGGGTTTCGATCTCGTGGTGCAGGCCGCCGGCGCGCATGACGCGCAAACGGGTGACACGGTCGCGCTTGCGGCGGACCCGGCGCATCTGCATTTCTTCGATCACAAGGAACAGCGCATCGAACCCGAGCTGCGGCAGGCGGAACCCGCCTGA
- a CDS encoding tagatose kinase produces MAKVLTVGEILVEIVATTKGDGFREAQPLIGPFPSGAPAIFIDQVGKLGKPCAILGRVGDDDFGQLNLDRLRRDGVDVSGVEVAPGESTGSAFVRYREDGSRVFVFNIANAACGTLPATPHGRAVMDGCTHMHVMGTALSAPGLAARAMEAVEVVKQNGGTLSFDPNLRPEILNTPGLREALDRVLAQTDLFMPSGDEIFLFTEAQTEAEAVAELLERGVRDIVIKRGADGASHFDAGGRTDVAAIAVEELDPTGAGDCFGGAFVSFWLDGADPATALTHANAAGARAVTRLGPMEGTSTRAELAALLATTETG; encoded by the coding sequence ATGGCAAAGGTCCTGACCGTCGGAGAGATCCTTGTCGAGATCGTCGCGACCACGAAGGGCGATGGCTTTCGCGAGGCGCAGCCGCTGATCGGCCCCTTCCCCTCGGGGGCACCGGCGATCTTCATCGACCAGGTGGGCAAGCTCGGCAAGCCCTGCGCCATCCTCGGCCGCGTCGGTGACGATGATTTCGGCCAGCTCAACCTCGACCGTCTGCGCCGCGACGGGGTGGATGTGAGCGGGGTCGAGGTCGCGCCGGGCGAAAGCACCGGCTCGGCCTTCGTGCGCTACCGCGAAGACGGCTCGCGCGTCTTCGTGTTCAACATCGCCAACGCCGCCTGCGGCACCCTTCCCGCCACGCCCCACGGCCGCGCGGTCATGGACGGCTGCACCCACATGCATGTCATGGGCACCGCCCTCTCGGCCCCCGGCCTTGCCGCGCGCGCCATGGAGGCTGTCGAGGTCGTCAAGCAGAACGGCGGCACGCTGAGCTTCGACCCCAACCTGCGCCCGGAGATCCTGAACACCCCCGGCCTGCGCGAGGCGCTGGACCGGGTGCTGGCGCAGACCGACCTCTTCATGCCCTCGGGCGACGAGATCTTTCTCTTCACCGAGGCACAGACCGAAGCCGAGGCGGTCGCCGAGCTGCTGGAGCGCGGCGTGCGCGACATCGTCATCAAGCGCGGCGCCGATGGGGCAAGCCACTTCGACGCCGGAGGCCGCACCGATGTCGCGGCCATCGCGGTCGAGGAGCTCGACCCCACCGGCGCAGGCGATTGCTTTGGCGGGGCCTTCGTCAGCTTCTGGCTGGACGGGGCCGATCCCGCCACCGCGCTGACCCACGCCAACGCGGCCGGCGCGCGCGCCGTCACCCGGCTTGGCCCCATGGAGGGCACCTCGACCCGGGCCGAGCTCGCCGCGCTGCTCGCCACGACCGAAACCGGCTGA